The Coffea arabica cultivar ET-39 chromosome 4e, Coffea Arabica ET-39 HiFi, whole genome shotgun sequence genome includes a window with the following:
- the LOC113742982 gene encoding putative disease resistance RPP13-like protein 3: protein MADSVISLVIGRIVDLLKKNSVFLKDVERQVERLGNDLEWMRCFLKDAEQRQDEDARIRNWVSLVRAAAYDAEDVIEIFASKVEFFTKDNGLITKLTYYPLKIVNLYRIGKEIESLRIRLKEIADSREEYGINNLGEGITTHGEELQRIRRSSPFSEDKDIVGFEKITKFLVAELMKEDRNRRVVSIVGMGGAGKTTLAKKVYNHADVRARFNCRAWVCVSSSYDHKEVLRSIIKQLNTISKELLEVLEKMEEQDLEQRLYQDLQDKCYLVVLDDVWKEEAWDCLARAFPDVNTSSRLLLTSRNRGVPLHADALSIPYELKTLGQEDSWQLFLRKALGHGDNAGCPPDSEEVGREIARRCGGLPLAITVIGGLLLTKKRLKSEWEKVLNSFNTTLSRSQSGVSAILELSYADLPANLKFCFLYLGLFPEDYVISVRKLIHMWVAEGIMQKRYAENLEETAAYDVEQLFSRNMVQVAEMTVDERIKSCRVHDLLRELAI from the coding sequence ATGGCTGACTCTGTCATCTCTCTTGTCATTGGGAGGATTGTTGATCTGctgaaaaaaaattctgttttcctgaaaGATGTTGAACGACAAGTTGAAAGACTTGGAAATGATCTGGAGTGGATGCGGTGTTTCCTGAAGGATGCAGAACAGAGGCAAGATGAAGATGCCAGGATCCGCAACTGGGTTTCTTTAGTCAGAGCTGCTGCCTACGATGCGGAGGATGTCATTGAGATCTTTGCCAGCAAAGTTGAGTTCTTCACAAAGGACAACGGACTCATCACCAAATTGACGTATTATCCCTTGAAAATTGTGAACCTCTACAGGATAGGTAAAGAGATTGAATCCTTGCGGATCAGGCTTAAGGAGATTGCTGACAGCCGCGAAGAGTATGGTATCAATAATCTTGGAGAGGGGATCACTACACATGGAGAAGAGCTTCAACGGATCCGGCGATCCTCTCCTTTCAGCGAGGACAAGGATATAGTGGGCTTCGAGAAGATTACAAAATTTCTGGTGGCAGAGCTTATGAAAGAGGACAGAAACCGCCGTGTGGTTTCAATCGTTGGCATGGGAGGTGCTGGTAAGACAACTCTAGCCAAAAAAGTTTATAACCATGCTGATGTCAGGGCAAGATTCAATTGCCGTGCTTGGGTCTGCGTCTCTTCAAGCTACGATCACAAAGAGGTGCTGAGATCAATCATAAAGCAATTGAATACAATAAGTAAAGAGCTACTTGAAGTGTTGGAAAAGATGGAAGAGCAAGACTTGGAACAAAGGCTGTATCAAGATCTACAAGATAAATGTTATCTTGTGGTGCTTGATGATGTATGGAAGGAAGAAGCGTGGGATTGTCTTGCTAGGGCCTTCCCTGATGTTAATACATCAAGTAGATTGCTACTTACAAGTCGCAATAGGGGTGTTCCCTTACACGCAGATGCTCTTAGCATCCCATATGAGCTGAAAACTTTGGGGCAGGAAGATAGCTGGCAGTTGTTCCTCAGAAAAGCCTTAGGCCATGGGGATAATGCTGGGTGTCCTCCAGATTCGGAAGAAGTAGGCAGAGAGATTGCAAGGAGATGTGGTGGTCTGCCACTGGCCATCACGGTTATAGGTGGGCTGCTACTGACAAAGAAAAGGTTGAAGAGTGAATGGGAGAAAGTTCTCAACAGCTTCAACACAACCCTATCAAGGAGCCAGAGTGGAGTATCAGCAATTCTGGAATTAAGTTATGCAGATCTTCCTgccaatctgaaattttgctttTTGTATTTGGGTTTGTTTCCCGAAGATTACGTGATTTCTGTGCGCAAGTTGATCCATATGTGGGTTGCAGAGGGAATAATGCAGAAAAGATACGCAGAAAATTTGGAGGAAACTGCAGCATATGATGTGGAACAACTTTTTAGCAGAAATATGGTCCAAGTGGCGGAAATGACTGTTGATGAGAGGATTAAAAGTTGCAGAGTCCATGATTTACTGCGAGAGCTGGCAATCTGA
- the LOC140005466 gene encoding disease resistance protein RPP8-like, translated as MGYNLPKEIGEVRLLRYLGLRDTSITRLPHSFGCLRYLQTLDIRNIKQVIVSNFIWKLESLRHLYANRIGSNVPLKIEGLRNLQTLSGMHFDDVMHNNMITLTSLQKLGIRVDDRSQIDKLCMHLSKVGSLKTLHLYCTERRPWLSLAGLSKLRHVTELKLSGELRMLPPDLPRNLSRLSLKHTLLKDDPMPILGKLGQLSFLKMKVAYGGSQLVISRHGFHQLKFLELNSLYDLDEINVEEGALPQLRCLRIGNCRKLQNCHIPTLDALELVDMRENFISRLDANMVSSVPNLRILNSRILPKERFPYWYFVHRMQAMS; from the coding sequence ATGGGTTATAATTTGCCAAAAGAAATTGGTGAAGTCAGGCTTTTAAGGTACCTCGGTTTAAGAGACACATCGATTACAAGGCTCCCTCATTCCTTCGGTTGCTTGCGATACCTACAAACTCTTGACATACGGAACATTAAGCAAGTGAtagtttcaaatttcatttggaagcttgaaagtttaCGGCATCTATATGCGAATCGCATAGGAAGTAATGTGCCTCTCAAGATTGAAGGATTGAGGAATCTTCAGACTCTGTCAGGCATGCACTTTGATGATGTTATGCACAATAACATGATAACTTTGACGAGTCTTCAGAAACTGGGGATTAGAGTAGATGACAGATCACAGATAGACAAACTCTGCATGCATTTATCTAAGGTTGGAAGTCTGAAGACGTTACATCTTTATTGTACTGAAAGAAGGCCGTGGCTATCTCTAGCTGGACTTTCTAAGCTCCGTCATGTAACAGAGCTTAAGCTATCCGGGGAGTTGAGAATGCTGCCTCCTGATTTACCTCGAAACCTCTCTCGCTTGTCTTTGAAACACACACTCCTCAAGGATGATCCAATGCCAATACTAGGGAAGTTGGGACAGCTGTCGTTCCTCAAAATGAAAGTTGCATATGGGGGATCACAGCTAGTCATTTCTAGGCATGGGTTTCACCAATTGAAATTCCTTGAGCTCAACTCCCTATATGATTTGGATGAAATAAATGTGGAGGAAGGTGCATTGCCACAGCTCCGGTGCCTGAGAATCGGGAACTGCCGCAAATTACAGAACTGTCACATACCCACTCTTGATGCGCTTGAGCTTGTGGACATGCGAGAAAATTTTATCAGTAGACTTGATGCGAACATGGTATCCAGCGTCCCTAACCTCAGAATATTAAACTCTAGGATCTTGCCGAAGGAACGATTTCCGTATTGGTATTTCGTGCATAGAATGCAAGCTATGTCGTGA